The segment agagacaaaaaatgtcgacgtaaaatacgtccagtcagtgTTAAAGGGTTAAAGAATGTGGTATCATATGATGGTCACATTGTTGCATTCAGTAAACGGCAAAGAAGATCTCTTTTTACAGAGTGACCAGCAAGTCCATGTTTTGGTGCTCTCTTGCTCAGACCCCCAAATGTAGAATATTCTCAAAACTACTAATTTGTTGAATTTAGCAATGTTCCTGTAACTCATGCTGACAAGAAATCTAAGAAGAAATGTACATATTTGAGATCATTCTTCTGATTAGGGGCTACAGTTGTCTAGGAGAggcaatacaggcagtcctgtggcacctttttttttattcatcaatcGTACCGTATGAGTTTCTCCCAAAGCAATTTCTTGACTAGACTTTTTGGACACCTCTCTTGCTGTTCTCCAGTGGGGTCTTCTGGTGCTGGCTTTCATCAGTCAAGTATATTTTGCCAATTCTTAAAGTTGACTTGTGGCATAGATGTAAAGTGAGTTCATTATGTTAGTTGCAAAAAATGAACCACTACGAACATCCTCTGTATTCTTTTTTACCTGACCAAGCTGTTTTTGCTTGCAATACCAGGGAAGCTCCTATTGCAAACAGTATGTATGTAGTTTTCTAGCATCAgggttactattttttttttttttttacaactaaaatgtggaacaaTATGCTTAGTggagttgtggaatcttctgacctCCAGATATTTAAgcgaggagcaaattcattcttgctctcagctgacgtctcctgaatttcatgtgtatcggttttatttcctgttccctcatatttatttatcacctatTCTTATAACCTATCCCTCATGCAGgttgatttttctttggaacccgCTTGGGTTTAAAGTCAGTTGACtctttccataagggttttcagctgaaaatttaaagaaagaatgaACTCCATGATTATTTTACTATGCCAATCTGTATACAAAAaagtagaagaggaggagagcACTAGAGTATATTGAACCTCACATGATAAAAGAGATGCTCCCCCTGACCCATGAAAGGTAGtacatgaaaggaaaaaaaggagccTTTCTAGGTATCAGAATGAGTTCAGCCACCACTGCAGAAACAACAGGAGACCAACAGAGGACCAGTAACTATAGTGGGAACCTCTTGAATGGCATGGAAATGAGTGACATGTAGAACAGCCCAAGATGATTCAAAACAAACTCGCCACCTCTAAGAAAAAGGACTTGTGCTAGATTCTTGTATGGTCAGTTAGTGAGTTGGCACAGAACTGAGGAGCCCCAGTTTAGGGATCCACTGGGACTCTTAACAGGTCACTGAAGTTAAAATTAGCAAGGCATCGATCATTCCTAAATAATCTTGATGGTTGAAATAATCACAGTAGCTTCTCGACTGGAAGATACGTGAAGCTGTAGGGAGTTTTGTCAGAATTAGTGCAGGTCCCACCTCTTTAGAGAATCCAAGAGTAGTTATTGGACTGGAAAATTTGATCGCAAATTAAAGCTAATTTTGATTGAtgagtttgtataaaaaaattgtataaaacttaatttttcttcTGTAAAACTGTATTTACAGGTTTTGACGCATTTCAAACACTTTATCTTCTATATCTTCTTGCAATGATTTATATAAGCATTTCTGTACAGCATGCTAAGGTAATTTTGTCTTTTGCAGCTTTATCAAGAATTCCCTATGAGCGAAGAGTTGTTTTTGGAAGATTTAGAGAGAGATCGTGAAGAAGGGGTCTACATGCACACATGTAGGTGTGGTGGCCAGTATATTCTTGCTGCTCAGGATGCTAGAAATTCAACAGAAAAGGAAGTAGTTGTAGCGTGCAACAACTGTACACTTAGTATCCTTGTACTACTCAACTGTGACGAGAACACCTGATAAAGGAGTTCCTTAAGTTGTTTTTTGCTTCTTCTGaaactgctgtttctctctcacacaacttTCTTGCTTACTACACTTTGGGAAAATCAAAGATCTGCTAAAGAAAGCAGGCTTAGGATGGACATTATGATGCTGAATAGTCATGAAACATTGCATCGCTGAAAGATTTATCGTTTTGGGATTGCAATTACTTTGTATCTGCTTGGTTATTgacttttgtttaatatattcacTCTGAACTTATAAATTTGTTTATGTCCGGTTTCTAAAAGGTGATTTATGCTTGGTTGCCATAATTAAAGGAAATGCAAGGTTTAAAAGTTTACGGCATATGTAGGCTAATTTACACACCTTTTTGAATGAAAGCATTTAGCTTAATTATTTTGTAGCATTTACCCAATATGC is part of the Macrobrachium nipponense isolate FS-2020 chromosome 6, ASM1510439v2, whole genome shotgun sequence genome and harbors:
- the LOC135216281 gene encoding dnaJ homolog subfamily C member 24-like; the protein is MTLYDVLGVSQDASETEIRKQYQELAKIYHPDKSAVEGANEKFVKVKEAFQVLGDAEKRREYDDQLKREKLYQEFPMSEELFLEDLERDREEGVYMHTCRCGGQYILAAQDARNSTEKEVVVACNNCTLSILVLLNCDENT